From a region of the Solanum stenotomum isolate F172 chromosome 2, ASM1918654v1, whole genome shotgun sequence genome:
- the LOC125856160 gene encoding protein PELPK2-like produces the protein MAASGNCSLIVLLIVAFLSLSSITTSHAARGLLQLPKFPNIPSLPQPTMPQLPTIPKLPATLPPLPSVASLPTLPTANSPLPSLPTLPSVVPKMTLPPMPANPLLNMPSLPNIPTLSPPPSN, from the coding sequence ATGGCTGCTTCGGGCAATTGTTCATTAATCGTCTTATTGATCGTAGCATTTTTGTCCTTATCAAGTATCACCACAAGTCATGCTGCTCGCGGTCTATTGCAACTTCCTAAGTTCCCTAACATACCATCATTGCCTCAGCCAACTATGCCGCAATTACCTACTATTCCCAAATTGCCCGCAACATTGCCACCATTGCCAAGTGTTGCATCGTTGCCAACACTTCCAACAGCTAATTCACCGTTACCATCATTGCCAACACTGCCCTCTGTAGTCCCAAAAATGACTCTGCCTCCAATGCCCGCGAATCCTCTGCTCAACATGCCTTCACTTCCAAACATTCCTACACTTTCACCTCCTCCATCCAACTAA
- the LOC125856944 gene encoding uncharacterized protein LOC125856944 has protein sequence MNSIEMKIRGELERDVERDLEDEIKEGICQLALRLHRLYKHQEERNTKKSIDDHGTRDNTRGTNTKALSEVNINIKMEGGTKIEIKETKKEARRPISKKALNSMQRMVSTRPSKFDWTQSLRSGQTHITGYDKIDTSRKQVTNKNGQQNVKFIESAGKKSTRSLK, from the coding sequence ATGAATTCAATTGAGATGAAGATTAGAGGAGAGCTCGAAAGGGATGTTGAGAGGGATTTAGAGGATGAAATTAAAGAAGGAATTTGCCAATTAGCACTAAGATTACATAGGCTTTACAAACACCAAGAGGAAAGGAACACAAAGAAATCAATTGATGATCATGGTACAAGAGATAATACGCGAGGTACAAACACTAAAGCACTCTCTGAAGTGAACATAAATATAAAGATGGAAGGAGGGACAAAgattgaaataaaagaaaccaaGAAAGAAGCACGTCGTCCGATTTCTAAGAAGGCGTTGAATAGCATGCAGAGAATGGTTAGTACTCGTCCATCAAAATTTGACTGGACACAGAGTTTAAGGTCAGGACAGACTCACATCACTGGTTATGATAAGATCGATACTTCCAGAAAGCAGGTTACAAATAAGAATGGTCAACAAAATGTTAAATTCATCGAAAGTGCGGGGAAAAAATCTACTAGAAGTTTGAAGTAG
- the LOC125856965 gene encoding protein PELPK1-like, which translates to MAAYSNSSILFVIVALLSFSSITTSRAARSLLQLPNLPTIPSLPKPTLPQLPNIPNFPAALPPLPTLPTATPLPSLPTLPSVPKMTLPPMPSMPSLPNMPAIPAIPTLSPPPSN; encoded by the coding sequence ATGGCTGCTTATAGCAATTCCTCAATCCTCTTCGTGATTGTAGCATTGTTATCCTTTTCAAGCATCACCACAAGTCGTGCTGCTCGTAGCCTACTGCAACTTCCCAACTTGCCTACGATCCCCTCGTTGCCTAAACCAACACTGCCACAATTGCCTAATATTCCCAACTTCCCTGCAGCATTGCCACCATTGCCAACACTTCCAACAGCAACACCATTACCATCTCTGCCCACATTGCCCTCTGTTCCGAAGATGACTCTGCCACCAATGCCTTCGATGCCTTCACTTCCCAACATGCCTGCAATCCCAGCTATTCCAACACTTTCACCTCCTCCATCCAACTAA
- the LOC125856929 gene encoding zinc-finger homeodomain protein 2-like has protein sequence MEFEDQEKQRDEEIAAAPTHNDNSDSTTKMPPSPQLELEPLTAVQLWTNNKPKYKECLKNHAVGVGGHAVDGCGEFLPAGEDGSIDSLKCAACNCHRNFHRKIAPPPLTAAATGGEPVPFVYHSHNQLPTYYRTLPPPCGYLQYHVAPHQRPLALPSTSGGYREDQEDISNPNYSGGSKKRFRTKFSQVQKEKMQELADKLGWRIQREDEELVQQLCNETGITRQVFKVWMHNNKHTLGKKP, from the exons ATGGAGTTTGAGGATCAAGAGAAGCAAAGAGATGAAGAAATAGCAGCTGCACCGACTCACAACGACAACTCCGACTCAACAACAAAAATGCCGCCGAGTCCTCAACTCGAGCTCGAGCCGTTAACAGCCGTTCAGCTCTGGACCAACAACAAGCCAAAATACAAAGAGTGCCTAAAAAACCACGCCGTCGGTGTCGGCGGCCACGCCGTAGACGGCTGCGGCGAGTTTCTCCCCGCCGGCGAAGACGGCTCAATTGATTCACTCAAATGCGCCGCTTGTAACTGTCACCGCAATTTCCACCGGAAAATTGCACCGCCGCCTCTCACCGCCGCCGCCACCGGCGGTGAGCCGGTTCCGTTTGTTTACCACTCACACAATCAGCTGCCGACTTACTACAGAACCTTACCGCCACCTTGTGGGTATTTACAGTACCACGTGGCGCCACATCAGAGGCCGTTAGCTTTACCGTCGACTTCCGGTGGATATCGCGAGGATCAGGAGGACATTTCCAACCCAAATTATAGCGGAG GTTCAAAGAAGCGTTTTCGGACAAAATTTAGCCAAGTACAGAAGGAGAAAATGCAAGAGTTGGCTGATAAATTAGGGTGGAGGATACAAAGGGAAGATGAAGAATTGGTGCAGCAATTGTGCAATGAGACTGGAATTACAAGGCAAGTGTTCAAAGTTTGGATGCATAACAACAAGCATACACTTGGTAAAAAACCCtag
- the LOC125856900 gene encoding ATP-dependent 6-phosphofructokinase 5, chloroplastic-like: MESLSPVIGQKAIFPSTTGYTDHDLFLGPVRLRTVRNFNRACRRLRIRVQAGNGVSKNAAAGVGIDFSDPDWKLKYSREFEARFNIPHMTDVFPDAVSYPSTFCLKMRTPITEKFAEGYPSDEKWHGYVNNNDRVLLKVINYSSPSSAGAECIDSNCSWVEQWVHRAGPREKIFFKPEEVKAAIVTCGGLCPGLNDVIRQIVITLEIYGVKKIVGIPFGYRGFSEKGLTEMPLSRKVVQNVHLSGGSLLGVSRGGPKVSDIVDSIQERGINMLFVLGGNGTHAGANAIHDECRKRRIKAAVVGVPKTIDNDIMLMDKTFGFDTAVEEAQRAINSAYIEAHSAYRGIGIVKLMGRSSGFIAMQASLASGQIDICLIPEVPFNLHGPHGVLRHLKYLLETKGSAVVCAAEGAGQDFLEKTNAKDASGNAVLGDIGVYLQQEIKKYFKDLGQTADVKYIDPTYMIRACRANASDGILCTVLGQNAVHGAFAGYSGITVGICNTHYVYFPIPEVISKPRVVDPNSRMWHRCLTSTGQPDFL; the protein is encoded by the exons ATGGAGTCGCTTTCGCCGGTGATCGGACAGAAAGCGATTTTTCCGTCGACAACTGGTTACACCGATCATGATCTCTTTTTAGGTCCCGTTAGGTTGAGAACTGTACGGAATTTTAATAGAGCTTGCCGGAGATTGAGAATTCGAGTGCAAGCTGGAAACGGAGTATCGAAAAATGCTGCCGCCGGCGTCGGCATCGATTTTAGTGATCCTGATTGGAAGTTAAAGTATTCTAGAGAATTTGAAGCTCGTTTTAACATTCCTCATATGACTGATGTATTCCCCGACGCCGTTTCGTATCCTTCTACTTTTTGTCTAAAAATGAG GACTCCAATAACTGAAAAGTTTGCAGAAGGTTACCCCTCAGATGAAAAATGGCATGGTTACGTTAATAATAATGACAGAGTTCTATTAAAA GTAATTAATTATTCCTCCCCCTCATCTGCTGGTGCCGAGTGCATTGATTCCAATTGTTCATGGGTAGAGCAATG GGTTCACCGTGCTGGTCCtcgagagaaaatatttttcaagccAGAAGAGGTGAAAGCAGCGATTGTAACTTGTGGTGGTCTTTGCCCCGGGCTTAATGATGTTATTCGACAG ATAGTTATCACCCTTGAGATATATGGAGTGAAGAAAATTGTGGGAATTCCTTTTGGATATCGTGGGTTTTCGGAAAAAGGTTTGACCGAAATGCCA TTATCCAGGAAAGTGGTGCAAAATGTTCATCTTTCGGGGGGAAGCTTGCTGGGAGTATCACGTGGAGGACCTAAAGTTAGTGACATTGTGGACAGCATCCAG GAAAGAGGAATCAACATGCTCTTTGTGCTGGGTGGAAATGGTACACATGCTGGTGCAAATGCAATTCATGATGAG TGCCGTAAAAGACGTATAAAGGCGGCTGTAGTTGGTGTGCCAAAAACTATAGACAACGATATTATGCTTATGGATAAGACATTTGGTTTTGATACTGCTGTTGAAGAAGCACAGAGAGCCATTAATTCTGCTTACATTGAG GCGCATAGTGCATATCGTGGTATTGGAATTGTGAAGTTGATGGGCCGTAGTAGTGGGTTTATAGCTATGCAAGCATCCCTAGCTAGTGGACAAATAGACATATGCTTGATCCCAGAG GTGCCTTTTAATCTGCATGGCCCTCATGGTGTATTGAGGCATCTAAAATATCTGCTCGAGACAAAGGGATCAGCTGTGGTCTGTGCAGCAGAGGGAGCTGGGCAG GATTTCCTTGAGAAAACCAATGCAAAAGATGCATCTGGAAATGCTGTACTTGGAGACATTGGTGTTTACTTGCAACAAGAG ATTAAAAAGTACTTTAAGGATCTCGGACAGACAGCTGATGTGAAATACATAGATCCTACTTACATGATCCGTGCATGCCGTGCAAATGCTTCAGATGGTATTCTGTGCACCGTACTTGGGCAAAATGCT GTTCACGGTGCATTTGCTGGATATAGTGGTATCACAGTGGGTATATGCAATACTCATTATGTCTACTTTCCAATTCCAGAAGTCATCTCTAAACCCAGAGTTGTCGACCCTAACAGCCGTATGTGGCATCGTTGCTTGACATCCACAGGCCAGCCTGATTTTCTTTGA
- the LOC125856957 gene encoding protein PELPK1-like — MAASSNCSISLLLIVALLSLSSISTSHGARSLLQLPNLPTIPSLPQPTMPQLPNIPNLPTTLPPLPSVASLPTLPTANSPLPSLPTLPSVPKMTLPPMPANPLPNIPSLPKIPAIPTLSPPPSN, encoded by the coding sequence ATGGCTGCTTCTAGCAATTGCTCAATCAGCCTCTTGTTGATCGTAGCATTATTGTCCTTATCAAGCATATCGACTAGTCATGGTGCTCGTAGCCTACTGCAACTTCCCAACTTGCCTACGATCCCTTCCTTGCCTCAACCAACAATGCCACAATTGCCAAATATTCCAAACTTGCCCACAACATTGCCACCATTACCAAGTGTTGCATCTTTGCCAACACTTCCAACAGCTAATTCACCTTTACCTTCTTTGCCTACATTGCCCTCTGTCCCGAAAATGACTCTGCCTCCAATGCCCGCGAATCCTCTGCCCAACATACCATCACTTCCCAAAATTCCTGCAATTCCAACACTTTCACCTCCTCCATCCAACTAA
- the LOC125856161 gene encoding protein PELPK2-like, with protein MAVSMNYSIIFVMVALLSLSNISTSHGARSLLQLPNLPTIPSLPKPTMPQLPNFPVTLPPLPSIASLPTFPSVVPKMTLPPMPTMNPLPNMPSLPNIPTFSPPPSN; from the coding sequence ATGGCTGTTTCCATGAACTACTCAATTATTTTTGTGATGGTAGCATTGTTGTCCTTATCAAACATATCGACAAGTCATGGTGCTCGTAGCCTACTACAACTTCCCAACTTGCCTACGATCCCGTCACTGCCTAAGCCAACAATGCCACAATTGCCCAATTTTCCAGTCACATTGCCACCATTGCCAAGTATTGCATCTTTGCCCACATTTCCCTCTGTTGTCCCGAAAATGACTCTGCCACCAATGCCAACCATGAATCCTCTGCCTAACATGCCATCACTTCCAAACATTCCTACATTTTCACCTCCTCCATCCAACTAA